In the Argonema galeatum A003/A1 genome, AACCTCTGCTAAATAAGCTCCCAGTGCTAATGCTAAAGCTGGGTAAATCGGCAAAACGTACCAGGGGAGTTTTGTTGTCATTGCCGATATAACTAAGAGGTAGACACCACTCCAAACCAGCACTAACTTAGCCCAGCTGAGATTGCGATTTGACCAAGCAAAGCGCAAACAGGGTGGCAAAAAAAGCAGCCACGGCCAGTTGTATTTCAAGATTTCTAAGAGATAATACCAAGGTGGCCCTGCGTGATTTTCCAGGGGTGCCCAAATGCGCTGCAAGGATTGGTTGACGAGCCCCTCATTGAGGAATCTTTGACCGTAGTGTATAAACTGGGCACCATACCAGAAAGCGACTGGGAGGCTGCCGATGATGATGCCGGTCCACAAATAAATAGATGTGAGCAGTCGGGGTGTATCCCAGACCAGAAATAGTAGTGCGATCGCTCCCAATAATAACCCCAAAATTCCTTTAGTCAAGCAAATCAACCCGAAACCAATGCCAACCCCCAGGCAATAACGTAAGTTGCGGCGACTGCGTAACAAACACCATACCATAAATAGAAAAAAGCACAGCACAGCCCCATCCAGCATTGCCAAGCGCCCGTGACGCACTACAGGCAGCAAGGTTAGGTAAATCAACGAACAGAAAATAGCTTCTAGACGGCGGGGAAAAATTTCGCGACCGATGCCGTATAGCACGGGTACGGAGAGAGCAGTTAAAATTGCGCCTGGAAAGCGGATCATCCATTCGTTGACGCCCCCAACTGAGTACGCCCAAGCAATTAGCAGATGCACCAGTGGCGGCTTGTTAATATAAGGTTGACCCCCCAGCGTCGGGTAAAGCCAGCGCAACTCGCCGGTCGGTGCTAGCCAAATGTCGCGGGCTACCTGAGCGACAATTCCCTCATCCCAATCTCGCAGGGGTAAACCGCCCAGATTAATTGTATAGAGGATAATTGCCGCTATTAGCAATCCCAAGACCCATAAGCAGTCAATTAAGGTTTCGTGGCGGCGCAACCAGTTTCCCGGTTCACCCGACCTAAAAAGTTTACCGTACATAGTGATCTAGCTCACAGTAAAAGCCACTCCGTCTCACAGACTATTGATACATAGTTTGGAATAAAAATCGGTGTTAAAGCACAGCAAAAATTTATGTTGTTAAATAATAATTTTTTGGCCTTGGCTCACGGTGTAGCAGACTCTCGAATTGAGTTGCTGGGCGGTTTGGCCAATGTGACAATTGCGTGCTGTTACTTTGCGATTAGCACACTTATCATCCTGGGTTTATGGCGTAACCGTCAAGGGGGGATTGATTTGTTTGCGGGGGTGACAGGAGGAATATTTTTCAGCTGTGCTGCTGGTCATACGTTCCATGCGATGGGGTTTTTCGGTTTTGAACACATAGGATTTTGGCAAGCCGTGGTTGATTCGATCACGGTTGGCCCTGCGATCGCATTTTTGAGTTTACACAAACGCTACAGCTTATTGATTGGATCTACTCAGGTACTTCATTCTCAAAAAGAACTGCAAGAACGAAATTCCGAACTAGAGAAAAAGGTAGCTCAGCGCACGCAAGAATTACAGCAACAAAATCAACGCCTCCAAGAAGCTTTTAGCGAGCTACAAAGGATGCAGTTGCACCTAGTGCAAACAGAAAAAATGTTTATGCTGGGTCAGATGGTATCGGGCATTTCACATGAAATCAATAATCCGATTAACTTTATCCACGGCAACATACCTTACGTTGAAGGCTATGTGCAAGATATTTTGAAAGTTTTAGAAGTATACCAGTCGAGTTACCCAGATAGCACAAATGCCGTTCTGGAAGTACTGGAAGAAGTCGATCTGGATTTTGCGGTTGAGGATTTACCTAGAATTATTAATTCCATCAAACACGGCTCGGAAATAATTCGCGAACTAGCAATCAGTTTACGTAATTTTTACCGACTTGATGAATCTGAAATGAA is a window encoding:
- a CDS encoding ArnT family glycosyltransferase — translated: MYGKLFRSGEPGNWLRRHETLIDCLWVLGLLIAAIILYTINLGGLPLRDWDEGIVAQVARDIWLAPTGELRWLYPTLGGQPYINKPPLVHLLIAWAYSVGGVNEWMIRFPGAILTALSVPVLYGIGREIFPRRLEAIFCSLIYLTLLPVVRHGRLAMLDGAVLCFFLFMVWCLLRSRRNLRYCLGVGIGFGLICLTKGILGLLLGAIALLFLVWDTPRLLTSIYLWTGIIIGSLPVAFWYGAQFIHYGQRFLNEGLVNQSLQRIWAPLENHAGPPWYYLLEILKYNWPWLLFLPPCLRFAWSNRNLSWAKLVLVWSGVYLLVISAMTTKLPWYVLPIYPALALALGAYLAEVWHWPSTKSYPRVWSIILALLALVAWAGSIYFGFFYPKPELDLQIILAATALTMTLAAFLVTRRDLQFIAILLWGTYVSLILLMTSEHWVWELAEAYPVKPVAEMILKSDIPHGEKIYTSYPYFRPSLNFYSDRQIIPASADDLKKIWEQEPHPYLLLEEDFIKNVSLEYVKSFGAVAVGDRQDKKTTWTLISRDPNY
- a CDS encoding sensor histidine kinase, which produces MLLNNNFLALAHGVADSRIELLGGLANVTIACCYFAISTLIILGLWRNRQGGIDLFAGVTGGIFFSCAAGHTFHAMGFFGFEHIGFWQAVVDSITVGPAIAFLSLHKRYSLLIGSTQVLHSQKELQERNSELEKKVAQRTQELQQQNQRLQEAFSELQRMQLHLVQTEKMFMLGQMVSGISHEINNPINFIHGNIPYVEGYVQDILKVLEVYQSSYPDSTNAVLEVLEEVDLDFAVEDLPRIINSIKHGSEIIRELAISLRNFYRLDESEMKKTDLNAGVESTLLLLKSRYIQKIEIIRQYGDIPSVECHVNQLNQVFMNLICNAIDALLEQKDEKVQPLKHKQIAIATKRIGDDRVAICISDNGFGIPPEIQERLFEPFFTTKPIGIGTGLGLSICYQLVTENHDGKIYCQSVLGEGTTFTVELPISRMSDSKMTVKTIAKC